In Aquimarina sp. TRL1, a single window of DNA contains:
- a CDS encoding RHS repeat domain-containing protein, whose amino-acid sequence MKHFIVYISFLLFSLGMMAQGGVPIGPIDGECTEGAVRYYYDYDRDGMGVAYSFIELCPDTTPNPSNYYTALVYGDQDDNDPDVTNVEKNWYIDGDQDTEGKYNASPIRSVLRPTLNNKRYVSNNTDCDDTDRHIKSFTWYVDRDGDGSGDKEHPGIKQCEKPTDAEGNNYVQNRDDCADTDETATLKLWYKDLDKDGFGDPNDTRLRCTRPDNFIGRAGDICPDVYGVYNGCPAAGNIREPWNTITTTTYDVQEQVKGKNKTYFNTLGKLTQSQSVDPKTKKTWASQILYDRQGRPALQTMSAPTNGEIDLDFIYREDFIKKSNGDIYIAEDFETSPENPKTVGSQSNTLGHYYSTQNQGEAYQDVTTRPYTRTIYSELTPGAVKKTLGGNRINGNWKNGYVFSMPAGQELSSTAAFGDAKYNNYTILKTVSRDVHGEENVVFTDAEGRTLAAARSGDVEAANRTATVQIREQNYVDIHIPKGRSGVVVKNDVGVVLSNNTLFDVYNLITETTTNTAFGSLPSGFYRIAYTGGDTSRAPIHITYPENYYDYSLQEYNKAGQLIASYQPLRDHAQQKLKSTFTYNALGQLTKSESPDEGAADFKYRKDGQIRFSQNSKQAHATPQEFSYTNYDHRGRSVESGVLVSTAFATADPDAALPAGTRKEQHFTVYDQQTVPAGTTAPSRTLEEALTQLGLNSTQKATYKATFLAGNVAMTYTLPETTISWYSYDIYGRVRNMVQYIQGLGTKTIDYTYDPVSGQVTQVDYQKYKSAERFMHRYSYDPDTGQLLKVETTKNGTNYTEHAAYTYYETGALKRTNIARGLQGIDYVYNLSGQLKAINHPSLSTGNDPGGDANDLFGMIIDYNHHDFNRPLRNIKSTSYGVDQYNGNIKGIRWNSTDTPVTGGMSTEHTYSYTYDRNNWLQQAAYGTFNADTASLPVIIDENTSAIPSPDDHLPSVNDILNSGQAKHLSANKSITLIPGFHAKQGSRFSARITAGSNRETRSINAGTLALNAQGDYTVDQITYDANGNIQTLHRAKQTENGNNAMDQLTYTYKGAKPNQLTQVTDAAGDVAGAADIGSQPADNYRYNRIGQLTRNESEKIDYLYNASGLVTEIHEEGSPRLKFFYNDKGQRVRKEAYANGTLSYTEHYVRDAAGNTMVIYRNGQLEEYALFGAGRIGVQKRGGANFYQLTDHLGNVRAVVSKTTTGTPIALTKTDYYPGGMAMPNRNLQGDYRYGYQGEFAETDPETGKPAFELRLYDPRINRWLAPDPYGQYHSPYVGMGNDWINGVDPDGGYKTKWGQFWGWVGNGFKGERFTTDFGGDKKYGISIDQGDTGTFLAFNKSDLNAVNSNFEGFGYFGVDQSILNSPFTGSFSEYKPNFFGRIEDDLNNSSGIKSTIGSAIYNTLDDAYVFGTSFDLLSPNNQPQRLNGTVVVRGSSEGIESGLNGMMTLATFGRIKKPTLNMGQFNSKYKGIITRTFKTAKIKGIILKNMNRFHKYWGQGMKGHLGYGKTIIGTVEGIINNDN is encoded by the coding sequence ATGAAACATTTTATAGTATATATATCATTTTTGCTTTTCTCTTTGGGGATGATGGCTCAGGGAGGAGTTCCAATCGGTCCGATTGATGGGGAGTGTACCGAAGGTGCGGTACGTTATTATTATGATTATGACCGTGATGGAATGGGAGTTGCTTATAGTTTTATTGAGTTATGTCCGGACACGACTCCGAATCCATCTAATTATTATACCGCCTTAGTCTATGGGGATCAGGATGATAATGATCCTGATGTTACCAATGTAGAAAAAAACTGGTATATCGACGGGGATCAGGATACAGAAGGAAAATACAATGCTTCTCCGATACGAAGTGTCTTGCGGCCAACACTCAATAACAAACGCTATGTTTCTAATAATACAGATTGTGATGATACCGATCGGCATATTAAATCTTTTACCTGGTATGTCGATAGAGATGGAGATGGTAGCGGAGATAAAGAACATCCCGGGATCAAACAATGTGAGAAGCCTACGGATGCAGAAGGAAATAATTATGTGCAGAACCGCGATGACTGTGCCGATACGGATGAAACAGCGACGCTGAAGCTCTGGTATAAAGACCTGGATAAAGATGGTTTTGGAGACCCGAATGATACGCGATTACGCTGTACAAGACCTGATAATTTTATAGGACGGGCGGGGGATATCTGCCCTGATGTATATGGAGTATACAATGGATGTCCTGCTGCAGGGAATATAAGAGAACCCTGGAATACCATTACAACCACTACCTATGATGTTCAGGAGCAAGTGAAAGGGAAAAATAAAACATATTTTAATACATTAGGAAAACTTACGCAATCCCAGTCTGTTGACCCCAAGACTAAAAAAACCTGGGCCTCACAGATCTTGTATGATAGACAGGGAAGACCTGCATTGCAAACGATGAGTGCTCCGACCAATGGAGAAATTGACCTGGATTTTATTTATCGGGAGGATTTTATCAAAAAATCTAATGGCGATATATATATAGCCGAAGATTTTGAAACCAGTCCGGAAAACCCGAAAACCGTAGGATCCCAGTCCAATACACTAGGACACTATTACAGTACACAGAATCAGGGAGAGGCTTATCAGGATGTTACTACCCGTCCTTATACCCGAACCATTTATAGTGAACTTACCCCCGGGGCGGTTAAAAAGACATTAGGAGGAAACCGAATTAACGGAAATTGGAAAAACGGATATGTGTTTTCGATGCCTGCCGGACAGGAACTATCGAGCACAGCTGCTTTTGGCGATGCTAAGTATAATAACTATACGATTTTAAAAACAGTAAGCAGGGATGTGCATGGAGAAGAAAATGTTGTATTTACAGATGCAGAAGGCAGGACCCTGGCCGCGGCTCGTAGCGGAGATGTCGAAGCAGCCAATAGAACGGCTACCGTACAGATTCGGGAACAAAACTATGTGGATATACACATTCCTAAGGGGCGAAGCGGGGTTGTAGTAAAAAATGATGTAGGCGTTGTGTTATCAAACAATACGCTTTTTGATGTATACAACCTGATAACCGAAACAACCACCAATACAGCATTCGGCAGTTTACCCAGTGGTTTTTATAGGATTGCATATACAGGTGGGGATACCAGCCGTGCACCTATTCATATTACCTACCCGGAAAATTATTATGATTACAGTTTACAGGAGTATAATAAGGCAGGGCAATTGATTGCTTCTTATCAACCATTACGGGATCATGCTCAGCAAAAGTTGAAAAGTACCTTTACATATAATGCATTAGGACAACTAACTAAAAGTGAGAGTCCGGATGAAGGAGCAGCGGATTTTAAATACCGGAAAGATGGTCAGATTCGCTTTTCGCAGAATAGTAAACAAGCCCATGCTACCCCTCAGGAATTTTCTTATACCAATTATGATCACAGAGGACGTTCTGTAGAAAGTGGTGTATTGGTAAGTACTGCCTTTGCAACAGCCGATCCGGATGCGGCACTTCCTGCCGGAACCCGAAAAGAACAACACTTTACCGTTTATGATCAGCAGACAGTACCCGCAGGTACTACGGCACCTTCCAGAACCCTGGAAGAAGCCCTGACACAACTGGGATTGAACAGTACGCAAAAAGCAACCTATAAGGCTACCTTTTTAGCAGGTAATGTAGCCATGACCTATACCCTGCCGGAAACGACCATCAGCTGGTATAGTTATGATATATATGGACGGGTTAGAAATATGGTGCAATATATTCAGGGATTGGGAACCAAAACTATTGACTATACCTATGATCCCGTAAGCGGACAGGTGACGCAGGTAGATTACCAGAAGTATAAAAGTGCGGAGCGCTTTATGCACCGATATAGCTATGATCCGGATACCGGGCAATTACTTAAGGTAGAAACTACAAAAAATGGAACGAATTATACGGAGCATGCCGCTTATACCTATTATGAAACCGGCGCCTTAAAACGTACCAATATTGCCAGGGGCTTGCAGGGAATTGATTATGTTTACAATCTTTCCGGACAATTAAAAGCAATCAATCACCCTAGTCTCTCTACCGGTAATGATCCGGGAGGAGATGCCAATGACCTTTTTGGGATGATTATTGACTATAACCACCACGATTTTAACCGACCATTGCGAAATATTAAAAGTACCAGCTATGGAGTAGATCAATACAATGGAAACATCAAAGGAATACGATGGAATAGTACAGATACCCCTGTTACCGGAGGAATGAGTACAGAACATACCTATTCATATACCTATGATCGCAATAATTGGTTACAACAAGCAGCATATGGAACATTTAATGCCGATACGGCAAGTCTCCCTGTGATCATCGATGAAAATACCAGTGCCATTCCCTCTCCTGATGACCACCTTCCTTCAGTAAATGACATTCTGAATAGCGGACAGGCCAAGCACTTATCTGCGAATAAGAGCATTACTTTGATTCCCGGCTTTCACGCCAAGCAGGGGAGTCGTTTTAGTGCCCGTATTACTGCTGGGAGTAATCGGGAAACCCGGAGTATCAATGCAGGAACATTAGCCCTGAATGCTCAAGGCGATTATACAGTGGATCAAATCACCTATGATGCCAATGGAAATATCCAGACCCTGCATCGTGCCAAGCAAACCGAAAACGGAAACAATGCGATGGATCAGCTGACCTATACCTATAAGGGGGCAAAACCCAATCAGTTGACACAGGTTACAGATGCTGCCGGGGATGTAGCAGGAGCAGCTGATATCGGCTCTCAGCCGGCTGATAACTATCGGTACAATCGTATCGGGCAACTCACGAGAAATGAAAGTGAAAAAATTGACTATCTTTACAATGCCAGTGGGTTGGTGACAGAGATTCATGAAGAAGGAAGCCCGCGGCTTAAGTTCTTTTACAATGATAAAGGGCAGCGGGTCCGAAAAGAAGCTTATGCTAATGGAACTCTTAGTTATACTGAGCACTATGTACGCGATGCCGCAGGAAATACAATGGTCATATACCGCAATGGGCAGTTAGAAGAATACGCCCTGTTCGGAGCCGGGCGTATCGGGGTCCAAAAAAGAGGCGGGGCTAATTTTTATCAGTTGACAGATCATTTGGGCAATGTCCGGGCGGTGGTTAGTAAAACAACTACAGGAACCCCAATAGCATTGACCAAAACAGATTATTACCCTGGTGGGATGGCGATGCCTAATCGAAATTTACAGGGAGATTACCGCTACGGATATCAAGGGGAGTTTGCTGAAACTGACCCAGAAACTGGAAAACCTGCATTCGAACTTAGATTGTATGATCCTCGTATTAATAGATGGTTAGCTCCTGATCCTTATGGGCAATATCACTCTCCGTATGTTGGAATGGGTAATGATTGGATCAATGGAGTAGATCCTGATGGAGGGTATAAAACAAAATGGGGTCAATTCTGGGGCTGGGTTGGAAATGGTTTTAAAGGTGAACGATTTACAACTGATTTTGGAGGTGATAAAAAATATGGAATTAGTATTGATCAGGGAGATACAGGTACTTTTCTTGCTTTTAATAAGAGCGATCTTAATGCTGTGAACAGTAATTTTGAAGGGTTTGGATATTTTGGTGTTGATCAGAGTATTTTAAATTCTCCTTTTACAGGATCTTTTTCGGAATATAAACCTAACTTTTTTGGAAGAATAGAAGATGATTTAAATAATTCATCAGGTATAAAATCAACAATCGGTTCGGCAATATATAACACTTTAGATGATGCGTATGTATTTGGAACAAGTTTTGATTTATTAAGTCCAAACAATCAGCCTCAGCGATTAAACGGTACTGTAGTTGTTAGAGGGAGTAGTGAAGGAATAGAATCAGGTCTAAATGGGATGATGACTTTAGCAACTTTTGGTAGGATTAAAAAACCAACTTTAAATATGGGGCAATTTAATTCTAAATATAAAGGTATTATTACAAGAACATTTAAGACGGCAAAAATTAAAGGTATAATCTTAAAAAATATGAATAGATTTCATAAATATTGGGGACAAGGAATGAAAGGTCATTTGGGTTATGGAAAGACAATTATTGGCACTGTAGAAGGGATCATTAATAATGATAATTAA